One genomic region from Nonomuraea helvata encodes:
- a CDS encoding MFS transporter, translating into MSGATIADAVRVVRMPWSGLLALFSAAFTAVMTELLPAGLLPPMARALEVPEGRAGFLVTAYAVASTLSAIPVTALLRGLPRRPVLVSALTGFALFNAVTGLSSSYAVTFGARVLAGVMGGILWAMLVGYAARMVPAERRGRAIAIVSAGITVALCAGIPAGAALASAFGWRAAFLGLAVVALVLVGWVLWKVPGFPGEAAAARVPLRRVAVLPGVRTVLGVTVLVLVGHQAMYTYLAPFVAFAGFGETSLVLLVFGVGTVAGIWVTGAVIDRFPRVALVAVLGVVAGAMTVLALLGGRDWALLGAVGLWGAAFGGVPTLLQTALVDATGAGNADVATSMQTTVYNAGIAAGSLAGGVVLEGAGAGALPWTSLPLVVAALAIVVAARRHAFPARRS; encoded by the coding sequence ATGTCTGGTGCGACGATCGCCGACGCGGTCCGCGTGGTGCGGATGCCGTGGTCGGGGCTGCTGGCGCTGTTCTCGGCGGCGTTCACGGCGGTGATGACCGAGCTGCTTCCCGCCGGGCTGCTGCCGCCGATGGCGCGGGCGCTGGAGGTGCCCGAGGGGCGGGCCGGGTTCCTGGTGACGGCGTACGCGGTGGCGTCCACCCTGTCGGCGATCCCGGTGACGGCGCTGCTGCGCGGGCTGCCGCGGCGGCCGGTGCTGGTTTCGGCGCTGACGGGGTTCGCCCTGTTCAACGCGGTGACCGGGCTCTCGTCGTCGTACGCGGTGACGTTCGGGGCGCGGGTGCTGGCCGGGGTCATGGGCGGGATCCTGTGGGCGATGCTGGTCGGCTACGCGGCGCGGATGGTGCCGGCCGAGCGGCGCGGGCGGGCGATCGCGATCGTCTCGGCGGGGATCACGGTGGCGCTGTGCGCGGGGATCCCGGCCGGTGCGGCCCTGGCCTCGGCCTTCGGGTGGCGTGCGGCCTTCCTGGGCCTGGCCGTCGTCGCGCTCGTGCTGGTGGGATGGGTGCTGTGGAAGGTGCCGGGCTTTCCCGGCGAGGCGGCCGCCGCGCGGGTGCCGCTGCGACGGGTGGCGGTCCTTCCCGGGGTCCGTACGGTCCTCGGGGTGACGGTGCTGGTGCTGGTGGGACATCAGGCGATGTACACGTACCTGGCGCCGTTCGTGGCCTTCGCCGGGTTCGGGGAGACCAGCCTCGTGCTGCTCGTGTTCGGGGTCGGGACGGTGGCGGGGATCTGGGTCACCGGCGCCGTGATCGACCGGTTCCCGCGGGTGGCGCTCGTGGCCGTGCTGGGCGTGGTGGCGGGGGCCATGACCGTGCTGGCCCTCCTCGGAGGGCGGGACTGGGCGCTGCTCGGGGCGGTCGGGCTGTGGGGGGCGGCCTTCGGCGGGGTGCCCACGTTGCTGCAGACGGCTCTGGTGGACGCCACGGGCGCGGGGAACGCGGACGTGGCCACGTCCATGCAGACCACCGTGTACAACGCGGGCATCGCGGCCGGGTCGCTGGCCGGCGGGGTGGTGCTGGAGGGCGCGGGGGCGGGCGCGCTGCCGTGGACCTCGCTGCCGCTGGTGGTCGCGGCCCTCGCGATCGTGGTGGCGGCGCGCCGCCACGCCTTCCCCGCCCGCCGCTCCTAG
- a CDS encoding transposase, translated as MAVGQTPMQPGLLSSTVSFVEGRLAPNSIYTVLHRECRNLFPDEMFADLFAEDGRRSVPPMIVAVVMVLQRLEGLSDREAVDRFAFDVRWKYAAGGLDFDHPGFVHTVLVDMRARLAASDQPDRIFERTVEVAARAGLIGRKRVLDSAPIYDAVATQDTITLIRSAIRGVLRASDRELRVALRAVISSGDAYTDLGKPVIDWTEQAEREALIDSRARDGFALLAVLDGRKVAEEVDQAARLLATVLGQDLQHGEDGVFRIARKVAKDRVISTVDAEARHGRKTVERSFDGYKGHIAEDPDSEIITATRVTAGNVGDAEPAAELLADLLSEQAEHAEQAEHAEQAEQAEQAEQAEQAEQAEVYGDAAYGTGPMLAKLDRAQIEAMVKTQPSSAPGGRFTKDAFTVDLEAGRVICPNQIVKEIRWHRNGSGVAAFGSACAGCPLRERCTTAKDGRDINLSPHEAHLARGRANSADPGWLARYRATRPKVERKIAHLMRRRHGGRRARMRGTTKVDADFSLLAAAVNLARLAVLGVTSTSTGRWAATMA; from the coding sequence ATGGCAGTGGGCCAGACTCCGATGCAGCCGGGGTTGCTGTCCTCCACGGTGAGTTTTGTCGAGGGTCGGCTGGCGCCGAACTCGATCTACACGGTGCTGCACCGTGAGTGCCGGAATCTGTTTCCGGACGAGATGTTCGCCGACCTGTTCGCTGAGGATGGGCGCCGGTCGGTGCCGCCGATGATCGTGGCGGTGGTGATGGTGCTGCAGCGGCTGGAGGGGCTGTCGGATCGCGAGGCGGTGGATCGGTTCGCCTTCGATGTGCGGTGGAAGTACGCCGCCGGCGGGCTGGACTTCGACCATCCAGGGTTCGTGCACACCGTGCTGGTGGACATGCGGGCCCGGCTGGCCGCCTCCGACCAGCCAGACCGGATCTTCGAGCGGACCGTGGAGGTGGCCGCCCGGGCCGGGCTGATCGGCCGCAAGCGGGTGCTGGACTCGGCACCGATCTATGACGCGGTGGCCACCCAGGACACCATCACGCTGATCCGCTCGGCGATCCGGGGCGTGCTGCGCGCCTCCGACCGGGAGTTGCGGGTCGCGCTGCGGGCGGTGATCTCCAGCGGGGACGCCTACACCGATCTCGGTAAGCCGGTCATCGACTGGACCGAACAAGCGGAGCGGGAGGCGCTGATCGACTCGCGGGCCCGCGATGGGTTCGCGCTGCTAGCCGTGCTGGACGGACGGAAGGTGGCTGAGGAGGTCGATCAGGCGGCACGATTGCTGGCCACCGTGCTCGGCCAGGACCTGCAGCACGGCGAGGACGGGGTGTTTCGGATCGCCCGCAAGGTGGCCAAGGACCGTGTCATCTCCACCGTCGATGCCGAGGCGCGACACGGCCGCAAGACGGTGGAGCGCTCGTTCGACGGATACAAAGGCCACATCGCCGAAGACCCCGACAGCGAGATCATCACTGCCACCCGGGTGACGGCAGGCAACGTGGGCGATGCCGAACCGGCCGCCGAACTCCTGGCTGACCTCCTGTCCGAGCAGGCCGAGCACGCCGAGCAGGCCGAGCACGCCGAGCAGGCCGAGCAGGCCGAGCAGGCCGAGCAGGCCGAGCAGGCCGAGCAGGCCGAGGTTTATGGTGATGCCGCCTACGGCACCGGGCCGATGCTTGCCAAGCTCGACCGGGCGCAAATCGAGGCGATGGTCAAGACGCAGCCCTCCAGCGCGCCCGGAGGTCGCTTCACCAAGGATGCCTTCACCGTCGATCTGGAGGCCGGGCGGGTGATCTGCCCGAACCAGATCGTCAAGGAGATCCGCTGGCATCGCAATGGCAGTGGCGTGGCGGCCTTCGGCTCCGCATGCGCGGGATGCCCGCTCCGGGAGCGGTGCACCACCGCCAAGGACGGCCGCGACATCAACCTCAGCCCGCACGAGGCACACTTGGCCCGGGGCCGGGCCAACAGTGCCGATCCCGGCTGGCTGGCCCGATACCGCGCCACCCGGCCCAAGGTCGAACGCAAGATCGCGCATCTGATGCGGCGACGGCATGGCGGACGCCGCGCCCGCATGCGCGGCACCACCAAAGTCGACGCGGACTTTTCTTTGCTGGCCGCCGCTGTCAACCTGGCACGCCTGGCGGTGCTCGGCGTTACTTCCACCTCAACCGGGCGATGGGCAGCGACAATGGCCTGA
- a CDS encoding LLM class flavin-dependent oxidoreductase: MPDYGHDLLFGANIVPSAQQADTVVALSQLAERAGFDLVSFQDHPYQPAFLDTWTLLSYVAAATERIRLAANVHPLPLRPPAMLAQAAASLDLLSRGRFELALGSGGFRDAISSMGGPRLTPGQAVDALEEGIAIIRAAWDTDAAGDIGHSGEHYQVSAPRGPRPAHDIGIWLGAYKPRMLRVTGRLADGWLPSLPYLRSVGELGEGNAVIDEAAAEAGRSPRDIRRLLNLGEELPADQLAELALTYGISVFNIVAGDPRQIQRFAQETAPAVRELVAAERDRAVREPVTTERDRAVREPAAAERDQARQDTGSGDTPQDDAPLPATPTPDDGVRLTDIRVWDEAARPTAPRSDPGRRYTPAEQANAQHLIDVHDHLRGELAQLRDLVDQVAAGTIDAGAARSHISTMTMRQNNWTLGAYCESYCRLVTMHHSAEDAMVFPTLRRAEPALTPVIDRLEEEHHAIHKILERVDRALVAFVGDPAGLDDLRTAVDLLTDSLLSHLSYEERELVGPLARHGF, translated from the coding sequence ATGCCCGACTACGGCCACGACCTGCTCTTCGGGGCGAACATCGTGCCCTCCGCCCAGCAGGCGGACACCGTCGTAGCCCTCTCCCAGCTCGCCGAGCGCGCCGGGTTCGACCTCGTCAGCTTCCAGGACCACCCGTACCAGCCCGCTTTCCTCGACACCTGGACGCTGCTCAGCTACGTCGCCGCCGCCACCGAGCGGATCCGGCTGGCGGCCAACGTGCATCCGCTGCCACTGCGGCCGCCCGCCATGCTGGCGCAGGCCGCGGCCAGTCTCGACCTCCTCAGCCGTGGCCGGTTCGAGCTCGCGCTCGGCAGTGGCGGGTTCAGGGACGCGATCTCCTCCATGGGCGGCCCGCGTCTCACGCCTGGCCAGGCTGTGGACGCGCTTGAGGAGGGCATCGCGATCATCCGCGCCGCCTGGGACACCGACGCCGCCGGCGACATCGGCCACAGCGGCGAGCACTATCAGGTCTCCGCCCCGCGCGGCCCCCGTCCGGCCCACGACATCGGCATCTGGCTGGGCGCGTACAAGCCCCGCATGCTCCGCGTGACGGGCCGCCTGGCCGACGGGTGGCTCCCGTCCCTGCCCTACCTCCGCTCGGTCGGCGAGCTCGGTGAGGGCAACGCCGTCATCGACGAGGCCGCCGCCGAGGCGGGCCGCTCGCCCCGCGACATCCGCCGGCTGCTCAACCTCGGCGAGGAGCTTCCCGCGGACCAGCTCGCCGAGCTGGCCCTCACGTACGGGATCAGCGTCTTCAACATCGTGGCCGGCGACCCTCGCCAGATCCAGCGCTTCGCCCAGGAGACCGCCCCGGCCGTACGCGAGCTCGTCGCGGCGGAACGCGACCGGGCCGTACGCGAGCCCGTCACCACGGAACGCGACCGGGCCGTACGCGAGCCCGCCGCCGCAGAACGCGACCAGGCCCGTCAGGACACCGGCTCGGGAGACACCCCGCAGGACGACGCCCCGTTGCCCGCCACCCCGACCCCGGACGACGGCGTACGGCTCACCGACATCCGCGTGTGGGACGAGGCCGCCCGCCCCACCGCCCCGCGCTCCGACCCCGGGAGGCGCTACACGCCCGCGGAGCAGGCCAACGCCCAGCACCTCATCGACGTGCACGATCACCTGCGCGGCGAGCTCGCCCAGCTCCGCGACCTCGTCGATCAGGTCGCCGCGGGCACGATCGACGCGGGTGCCGCCCGCTCCCACATCTCCACGATGACCATGCGCCAGAACAACTGGACGCTCGGCGCCTACTGCGAGTCCTACTGCCGCCTCGTCACCATGCACCACTCCGCCGAGGACGCCATGGTCTTCCCCACGCTGCGCCGCGCCGAGCCCGCTCTCACCCCCGTGATCGACCGCCTCGAGGAAGAGCACCACGCCATCCACAAGATCCTCGAACGGGTGGACCGCGCCCTCGTCGCCTTCGTCGGCGACCCGGCCGGCCTCGACGACCTGCGTACCGCGGTGGACCTGCTCACCGACAGCCTGCTGTCCCACCTGTCGTACGAGGAGCGCGAGCTCGTCGGGCCCCTGGCCAGGCACGGCTTCTAG
- a CDS encoding MerR family transcriptional regulator, translated as MKIGELSRLTGVPTRMLRYYEEQDLLHPDRAGNGYRRYPESAVYRVQQIRGLLDSGLTTEIIRRILPFLNRPDEIHLHPQCLTPELAELLEAEASRIQQRIDCLSRNRDAIHAYLAAVRAAGL; from the coding sequence ATGAAGATCGGCGAACTGTCGCGCCTCACGGGCGTGCCCACCCGCATGCTCCGCTACTACGAGGAGCAGGACCTCCTGCACCCCGACCGGGCCGGCAACGGCTACCGCCGGTATCCCGAGTCGGCCGTGTACCGGGTCCAGCAGATCCGCGGGCTGCTCGACTCCGGCCTCACCACGGAGATCATCCGCCGGATCCTCCCGTTCCTGAACAGGCCCGACGAGATCCACCTGCACCCGCAGTGTCTCACTCCCGAGCTGGCCGAACTCCTCGAGGCCGAGGCGAGCCGCATCCAGCAGCGCATCGACTGCCTGTCCCGCAACCGCGACGCCATCCACGCGTATCTCGCCGCCGTACGAGCCGCGGGCCTTTAG